From one Humulus lupulus chromosome 8, drHumLupu1.1, whole genome shotgun sequence genomic stretch:
- the LOC133798748 gene encoding transcription factor IIIA has translation MVEAGEERPIFRDIRRYFCDYCGICRSKKTLISSHILTHHKEELDKVKAEGESSTEGVEESKNTCEECGLTFKKAAYLKQHMQSHSLERPHVCSVDDCRSSYRRKDHLTRHLLIHKGKLFKCPIENCKIEFSIQANVKRHVREKHNEDRPSTSTEREKQHVCQEVGCGKAFAYPSRLRKHEQSHVKLESIEALCVEPGCMKIFTNEQCLRDHIQLCHQHITCEVCGSKHLKKNMKRHLRSHEGKVSVESIKCLYKGCLHTFSTKSNLNQHMKAVHFNKKPYVCGFSGCGERFAYKHVRDNHEKRSCHIYAHGDFEEADEQFRSRPRGGRKRKYPSLVDLLVRKRITPRNDLDGSFECLDSFTCGGE, from the exons ATGGTAGAAGCAGGAGAAGAGAGACCCATTTTTAGGGACATAAGGAGGTATTTCTGTGACTACTGTGGGATTTGCAGATCCAAGAAAACTCTCATCTCCTCTCACATCCTCACTCACCACAAG gAGGAGTTGGACAAGGTGAAGGCCGAGGGAGAAAGTTCTACCGAGGGAGTAGAAGAATCAAAAAACACTTGTGAAGAATGTGGTCTTACTTTCAAGAAAGCTGCTTATTTGAAACAACATATGCAAAGCCATTCTCTTGAG AGGCCGCATGTATGTTCTGTGGATGATTGTCGTTCCAGTTACAGAAGAAAGGATCACTTGACTCGCCATCTTCTCATACACAAAGGAAAACTATTCAAGTGCCCAATTGAGAACTGCAAAATTGAATTTTCTATCCAAGCCAACGTGAAGAGACATGTTAGAGAAAAGCATAATGAGGATCGGCCCTCCACTAGCACTGAACGCGAGAAGCAGCATGTGTGCCAAGAAGTTGGTTGTGGGAAAGCATTTGCATATCCATCGAGGCTACGTAAGCACGAGCAATCCCACG TTAAGTTGGAGTCAATTGAGGCGTTATGTGTTGAACCAGGCTGCATGAAAATATTTACTAATGAACAATGCCTCAGGGATCATATTCAATTGTGCCACCAACACATAACCTGCGAAGTATGTGGGTCTAAACATCTCAAAAAGAACATGAAAAGGCACCTCCGTTCACATGAAGGAAAGGTTTCAGTTGAAAGCATTAAGTGCCTTTATAAGGGTTGTCTTCACACATTCTCCACT AAATCAAATCTTAATCAACATATGAAGGCTGTGCATTTCAATAAGAAGCCTTATGTCTGTGGCTTTTCTGGTTGTGGCGAGAGATTTGCTTACAAGCACGTCAGAGATAACCACGAGAAGAGGAGTTGCCACATTTACGCACAT GGGGATTTCGAAGAGGCTGATGAGCAGTTTCGATCGAGGCCGAGAGGTGGGCGGAAGAGGAAGTACCCAAGTCTTGTGGATTTGCTGGTAAGGAAGAGGATCACTCCACGAAATGACTTGGATGGCTCATTTGAGTGCTTAGACAGTTTCACTTGCGGAGGAGAATGA